One genomic segment of Gemmatimonadota bacterium includes these proteins:
- a CDS encoding efflux RND transporter periplasmic adaptor subunit, producing the protein MFKRLGISKLAYWPVVLAIAGVLACGGGEEESEDAAQNQRGGRPGMGAMARTGASIPVEVKTVGRGNIAATLLTYTSLEAERHVDVVSRTQGLVKSILVEEGDRVTEGQPLAQLDTDALELTLREREVNMNSLESNYKRSQELLEQELLSSQEFEQTKFQYEAAATQYESAKLQLEYATIRSPFSGIVTERLVEVGNLVNANDVVFRTADLDPLLARIHVPEKDIGQVRPGQSVRINVEGSDQTHTGRVALISPIVDPESGTVKVTVEIRDRMGTLRPGMFTTVNLVIAIQENVLQVEKKALVAEAEGSYAFLFQDGTAEKRLLEIGIAEGDYVEVLSGLSDGDSIITVGQEGLRNGAPVRIAGQIPPAAEGMGGGPAGMGGSAGEASQAPAARPASAGEGTGGQPGGMGGGRMMAMDLDQMKERMFQNPDIKAAYDKQVEEDPSFAEDEERQRTFLIQQMRQMRAQRGGGRQQ; encoded by the coding sequence ATGTTCAAGCGGCTTGGGATAAGTAAACTGGCGTACTGGCCCGTTGTGCTGGCGATCGCAGGCGTCCTCGCCTGCGGCGGCGGTGAGGAGGAGTCGGAAGACGCTGCGCAGAATCAGCGCGGCGGCCGGCCCGGGATGGGCGCCATGGCGCGTACCGGCGCTTCCATACCGGTGGAGGTGAAGACCGTGGGCCGCGGCAACATCGCCGCGACGCTGCTGACCTACACGTCCCTCGAGGCGGAGCGGCACGTGGACGTGGTCTCGCGCACGCAGGGGCTCGTGAAGTCGATCCTGGTCGAGGAGGGAGACCGGGTGACGGAGGGGCAGCCGCTGGCCCAGCTCGACACCGACGCGCTGGAATTGACGCTCAGGGAGCGGGAAGTGAACATGAACAGCCTGGAATCGAACTACAAGCGGTCCCAGGAACTGTTGGAGCAGGAGTTGCTCAGCAGCCAGGAATTCGAGCAGACCAAGTTCCAGTACGAGGCCGCCGCGACCCAGTACGAGTCGGCGAAGCTTCAACTGGAATACGCCACGATCCGCAGCCCTTTCTCAGGCATCGTCACGGAGCGGCTGGTCGAGGTCGGCAACCTGGTGAACGCGAATGACGTGGTATTCCGGACGGCGGACCTCGATCCGCTGCTCGCCCGCATTCACGTGCCCGAGAAGGACATCGGACAGGTTCGGCCGGGGCAGTCGGTGCGCATCAACGTGGAAGGGTCTGACCAAACCCACACGGGCCGGGTCGCTCTGATCAGTCCCATCGTGGATCCCGAGAGCGGCACGGTAAAGGTCACGGTGGAAATCCGGGACCGGATGGGCACGTTGAGACCGGGCATGTTTACCACGGTGAACCTGGTGATCGCGATCCAGGAGAACGTGCTGCAGGTCGAGAAGAAGGCCCTGGTAGCCGAGGCCGAGGGATCCTACGCCTTCCTGTTCCAGGACGGTACGGCCGAAAAACGGCTCCTTGAAATCGGCATCGCGGAAGGGGATTACGTGGAGGTGCTGTCGGGTCTGTCAGACGGCGACTCCATCATCACCGTGGGCCAGGAGGGGCTCCGAAACGGCGCGCCCGTTCGCATCGCGGGACAGATACCGCCCGCCGCGGAAGGCATGGGCGGTGGACCGGCGGGCATGGGCGGTTCAGCCGGTGAAGCGTCCCAGGCGCCCGCCGCGCGGCCGGCGAGCGCAGGAGAAGGAACCGGCGGCCAGCCAGGCGGGATGGGCGGCGGACGCATGATGGCCATGGACCTAGACCAGATGAAGGAGCGGATGTTCCAGAACCCGGACATCAAGGCGGCTTATGACAAGCAGGTGGAAGAAGATCCGAGCTTCGCGGAAGACGAAGAAAGGCAACGTACGTTCCTTATCCAGCAGATGCGCCAGATGCGTGCGCAGCGCGGAGGGGGACGGCAGCAGTAA
- a CDS encoding efflux RND transporter permease subunit, translating to MSIAEFSVNRPVTTIMIIVSVVTLGMISYTKLPLMFLPDMSFPSLNVSVPYPSSSPEEVERLITRPLEDAFGTLSNMKSMESRSNDDNARVRIEFETGTDMNMAAMEVRDRIDQVRGELPDDVERITIRRWNPNDMPIYNFSVAWNGDPAEFYNIVTKVIQPRIQRVDGVANVEISGMIDKQLLVHVDSEKLQSHNLDLFNLSQTLTQNNVTMTAGTVTEGGKKYSVRSVNEYRAAEEVANLPIPGTTLSLRDVAEVKYDYPEDNSFQRLNGVDAVTIRVYKTSTANIVDVAQRTQSVLDELETQPQFADLETRVFFDQSQSISDRLSDLRNTGLLGGMLAVIVLFLFLRNVRSTMIIGLAIPISIICTFTFMYLLRQGAGSTVSINLISLMGLMLAVGMLVDAAVVVLESIYRHRQEGNLPARIAAVVGTREVTMAIIAATATTLCVFMPLVFLGGGSRFMLFMKDFVVTFCIVMVAAVFIALTLIPLVSSRLFNRPLGKPSAFFARLSGLYTTVLAWNLKHRFVTVVSFAAILYGSYWLYQNIETEFQPMAPTRDIAIAADLPGSYNIEDVKAVFTDVETLLLDRKEDFHIESISSYGSLRRANIRIVLTPPEERQESATQLQTRITRALPEIAGVQWRPGRMRRYGGGQSGVDVELKGDNMAVLSNIAQDIRTRMEVIPGLKDVDTSLERGDEEIQVQVDRAVAQTYGISPRQAARTVQAALSSRARGKFKADDREVDILLHLEEEDRASMQKLQNMTFERAEGGMIPVGNLASFSRQKGPDAIERKDRESQVEVGGNTTGPGTRAINTQVTEMMESIELPPGYSWSMGRNFNMMRESQGEFLFAIMLSVVLIYLIMAAISESFIQPFTILLSVLCGLVGAFIVFYLSGTTLNTNSYLGVIVLSGLAVNNAIVLIDHVNHLRREGMTRTEALLLGGRHRLRPILMTSLTTIFGLMPMVAPLLFPEFFGPVEDRGANQWGPVSLALVGGLTTSGILTLILLPTVYTIFEDLSNWVTSSVKRAWA from the coding sequence ATGAGCATCGCCGAATTTTCCGTAAACCGACCGGTGACGACGATCATGATCATCGTCAGTGTCGTCACCCTGGGTATGATTTCCTATACCAAGCTGCCGCTGATGTTCCTGCCGGACATGTCCTTCCCGTCCCTGAACGTCAGCGTGCCGTATCCTTCCTCGTCGCCCGAGGAAGTGGAACGGCTGATCACGCGGCCGCTGGAGGACGCCTTCGGCACGCTGAGCAACATGAAGAGCATGGAGTCCCGTTCCAACGACGACAACGCGCGTGTCCGCATCGAGTTCGAGACGGGGACGGACATGAACATGGCGGCCATGGAGGTCCGGGACCGGATCGACCAGGTCCGGGGTGAACTGCCCGACGACGTCGAACGCATAACCATCCGGCGCTGGAACCCGAACGATATGCCCATCTACAACTTCAGCGTCGCATGGAATGGGGACCCCGCCGAGTTCTACAACATCGTCACCAAGGTGATCCAGCCGCGCATCCAGCGCGTGGACGGCGTGGCGAACGTTGAAATCAGCGGGATGATCGACAAGCAGTTGCTCGTGCACGTGGACAGCGAGAAGCTGCAATCCCACAACCTCGATCTATTCAATCTCAGCCAGACCCTGACGCAGAACAACGTCACCATGACGGCCGGGACCGTCACCGAGGGCGGGAAGAAGTACTCAGTGCGTTCCGTGAACGAGTACCGGGCCGCCGAAGAGGTGGCGAACCTGCCCATACCGGGCACGACCCTTTCGCTTCGCGACGTGGCGGAGGTAAAGTACGACTATCCGGAAGACAACAGTTTCCAGCGCCTGAACGGGGTCGACGCAGTCACGATCCGGGTGTACAAGACGTCTACGGCCAACATCGTGGACGTAGCGCAGCGCACCCAGTCCGTGCTGGACGAACTCGAGACGCAGCCCCAGTTCGCGGACCTTGAAACGCGGGTCTTCTTCGACCAGTCGCAGAGTATATCGGACCGGCTTTCGGACCTGCGGAACACGGGACTGCTGGGCGGCATGCTGGCCGTCATCGTGCTGTTCCTCTTCTTGCGGAACGTGCGGAGCACCATGATCATCGGCCTGGCGATCCCCATATCGATCATCTGCACCTTCACCTTCATGTACCTGCTGCGCCAGGGCGCCGGGTCCACGGTTTCCATCAACCTGATCTCGCTCATGGGCCTGATGCTGGCGGTAGGCATGCTCGTGGACGCGGCCGTCGTGGTGCTCGAGAGCATCTACCGGCATCGCCAGGAGGGCAACCTGCCGGCTCGGATCGCGGCCGTCGTGGGTACCCGCGAGGTAACCATGGCCATCATCGCGGCCACGGCGACGACCCTCTGCGTGTTCATGCCCCTGGTCTTCCTGGGCGGCGGCAGCCGGTTCATGCTCTTCATGAAGGACTTCGTCGTCACCTTCTGCATCGTCATGGTCGCGGCCGTCTTCATCGCGCTTACGCTCATACCGCTGGTATCGTCGAGGCTGTTCAACCGGCCGTTGGGCAAGCCCTCGGCGTTCTTCGCGAGGCTGTCGGGCTTGTACACGACGGTCCTGGCCTGGAACCTCAAGCACCGCTTCGTCACGGTAGTTTCCTTCGCCGCGATCCTCTACGGCAGCTACTGGCTGTACCAGAACATCGAGACGGAGTTCCAGCCCATGGCGCCGACACGGGACATCGCGATAGCCGCGGACCTGCCGGGCAGCTACAACATCGAGGACGTCAAGGCCGTATTCACGGACGTGGAGACGCTCCTGCTGGACCGCAAGGAGGACTTCCACATCGAATCCATTTCGTCCTACGGCAGCCTGCGTCGGGCCAATATCCGCATCGTGCTGACTCCGCCGGAGGAGCGGCAGGAGTCGGCCACGCAGCTTCAGACCCGGATCACCAGGGCGCTGCCTGAAATCGCCGGCGTACAGTGGAGACCCGGTCGCATGCGGCGTTACGGCGGCGGGCAGTCGGGTGTGGACGTCGAGCTGAAGGGCGACAACATGGCGGTGCTTTCCAACATCGCCCAGGATATCCGGACCCGGATGGAGGTCATCCCGGGCCTCAAGGACGTGGATACCAGCCTGGAGCGGGGCGACGAAGAGATCCAAGTACAGGTCGACCGGGCCGTGGCGCAGACGTACGGGATCTCGCCGAGGCAGGCTGCACGTACGGTACAGGCGGCGCTGAGCAGCCGGGCGAGGGGCAAATTCAAGGCCGACGACCGCGAGGTGGACATCCTGCTGCACCTCGAGGAAGAGGACCGCGCCAGCATGCAGAAGCTGCAGAACATGACGTTCGAGCGGGCCGAAGGCGGCATGATCCCCGTGGGGAACCTGGCCAGTTTCTCCAGGCAGAAGGGACCCGACGCCATCGAGCGGAAGGACCGGGAATCGCAAGTTGAAGTAGGCGGAAATACGACAGGGCCGGGCACGCGTGCCATAAACACCCAGGTGACGGAGATGATGGAAAGCATCGAACTGCCGCCGGGCTATTCGTGGAGCATGGGGCGCAATTTCAACATGATGCGGGAATCCCAGGGCGAGTTCCTCTTCGCCATCATGCTGTCCGTGGTCCTGATCTACCTGATCATGGCGGCCATATCGGAGTCCTTCATCCAGCCCTTCACGATCCTGTTGTCGGTGCTCTGCGGACTGGTGGGCGCCTTCATCGTGTTCTACCTGTCGGGGACGACGCTGAACACGAACTCGTACCTCGGGGTCATCGTGCTATCCGGACTGGCGGTCAACAATGCCATTGTGCTCATCGACCACGTGAACCATTTGCGCCGGGAGGGGATGACCCGCACGGAGGCCCTGCTCCTGGGCGGCCGGCACCGGTTGCGGCCGATCCTGATGACGTCGTTGACGACCATCTTCGGCCTGATGCCCATGGTGGCCCCCCTCCTCTTCCCCGAGTTCTTCGGTCCCGTGGAAGACCGCGGCGCCAACCAGTGGGGCCCGGTCAGCCTGGCCCTGGTGGGCGGCCTGACCACTTCCGGCATCCTGACGCTCATCCTGCTGCCGACGGTCTACACCATCTTCGAGGACCTGAGCAACTGGGTCACGTCGAGCGTCAAGCGGGCCTGGGCGTAG
- a CDS encoding efflux RND transporter permease subunit yields MKIIGFSIGRPVTIIMLMTAMLLFGTIAFSRLPINLLPDITYPTLTVRTEYVGAAPNEIENLISEPIEEAVGVVTGVVRVSSISRPERSDVILEFEWGTNMDFASLNVREKIDLLNLPQAAEKPILLRFDPSLDPILRIALSGNESLTALRIMAEEEIKRELEALEGVAAVKISGGLEEEIHVELDESRLASLGIPITQVATRLEQENVNLAGGTIKDGETEYLVRILNEFQAVDEIGDIIVGQVNTVPILLSDVASVTKSHKERKLSARIDGRESIEIAIYKEAGTNTIQVGRVVKDRLDSVRETVAGLTSGVNLEVVFDQSIFIQQSVDEVLKTAIYGGILAILVLYLFLRSSSSLIIGVSIPISVVTTFFFLYAFDVSLNIMSLGGLALGVGMLVDNSIVVLEGIDRHRRRGGDQPVAERVRLGASEVGQAVVAATLTTVCVFVPIVFVEGIAGQLFRDLALAVTFSLIVATLVAVTLIPVISSILHRERDAFADDGDDLSAQDPATAMGKIRSVIGTVWTAFSRGLGYIITGVFYLVRWVLFSAWGLVRVLLWPAGWVFDRIFPVIRRAYPPFLRWALANRVLTLFTGTALLAGSLYVVPTIGIELIPQMSQGEFFVNVKLPVGTPLPVTEDALNRMSAIARDYPEVSTVYVLAGTMGQSGGNAGEERENIGQLHIRLEPGLRGAVEEDVMNRLRDSFAPIPGIEAPEFARPALFSFKNPVEVEVSGYNLTRLTEVSEELAAEMSTVPGLTDVKASMEGGNPEVQILFDRRKLANLGLNLGTVTQIVQNKVQGNVATELTRRDRKIDIRVWAEDETRLSLDAIRRLVVNPEGTVPVPLAAVAEVRVAQGPSEIRRVNQQRVAIVSAGLTDRSLGDAAEDIQGIIDGFMLPIDFVVGIKGQNEEMQVAFASLQFAILLSIFLVYLVMASQFESLLHPFVIMFTFPFSIIGVVATLVLTGQTISVVVLIGVIMLTGIVVNNAIVLVDYINQLRRGGTELQEAIVEAAQTRLWPIMMTTATTVLGLLPMAIGVGEGAELRAPMAITVIGGLIAGTMVTLVLVPLIYMTIESAMARVYGLFTRTAGQPVSQEVVEA; encoded by the coding sequence ATGAAAATCATCGGTTTCTCCATCGGCAGGCCCGTCACGATCATCATGCTGATGACGGCGATGCTGCTCTTCGGTACCATCGCCTTCTCGCGGCTGCCCATCAATCTGCTCCCGGACATCACGTACCCGACCCTTACGGTGCGCACCGAGTACGTCGGCGCCGCGCCGAACGAGATCGAGAACCTCATTTCCGAGCCCATCGAAGAGGCGGTGGGCGTGGTGACCGGCGTGGTGCGCGTCAGCTCCATTTCCCGCCCCGAGCGGTCCGACGTCATCCTGGAGTTCGAGTGGGGCACCAACATGGATTTCGCCAGCCTGAACGTGCGGGAGAAAATCGACCTGCTCAACCTGCCCCAGGCGGCGGAGAAACCCATCCTCCTCCGGTTCGACCCGAGCCTCGATCCGATCCTGCGTATCGCGCTGTCCGGCAACGAAAGCCTCACCGCCCTTCGGATCATGGCGGAAGAGGAGATCAAGCGCGAGCTGGAAGCCCTCGAGGGCGTCGCCGCCGTCAAGATCAGCGGCGGCCTGGAAGAGGAAATCCACGTGGAGCTGGACGAGTCCAGACTGGCCAGCCTCGGCATACCCATCACCCAGGTGGCCACCCGGCTCGAGCAGGAGAACGTCAATCTCGCGGGCGGCACCATTAAGGACGGCGAGACGGAATACCTGGTGCGCATCCTGAACGAGTTCCAGGCCGTGGACGAGATCGGCGACATCATCGTCGGGCAGGTCAACACCGTGCCCATCCTGCTTTCCGACGTCGCCTCGGTGACGAAAAGTCACAAGGAACGCAAGCTTTCCGCGCGGATCGACGGCCGGGAGAGCATCGAGATCGCCATCTACAAGGAAGCCGGGACCAATACGATACAGGTGGGGCGCGTGGTCAAGGACCGGTTGGATTCGGTGCGGGAGACCGTGGCGGGACTCACCTCCGGGGTGAACCTGGAAGTCGTCTTCGACCAGTCGATCTTCATCCAGCAGTCGGTGGACGAGGTGCTCAAGACGGCCATTTACGGCGGTATCCTCGCCATCCTGGTCCTGTACCTGTTCCTGCGCAGCTCGAGCAGTCTCATCATCGGCGTGTCCATCCCGATCTCGGTGGTCACCACCTTTTTCTTCCTCTACGCCTTCGACGTCTCGTTGAACATCATGTCCCTCGGCGGCCTGGCCCTGGGGGTGGGGATGCTGGTGGACAACTCCATCGTGGTCCTGGAAGGCATCGACCGGCACCGAAGGCGAGGGGGCGACCAGCCCGTTGCGGAACGGGTGCGCCTCGGCGCGTCCGAGGTCGGACAGGCCGTCGTGGCCGCGACGCTGACCACGGTGTGCGTATTCGTGCCTATCGTCTTCGTGGAAGGCATCGCCGGGCAGTTGTTCCGGGACCTGGCGCTGGCCGTTACTTTTTCGCTTATCGTGGCCACCCTGGTGGCCGTAACCCTGATCCCGGTGATATCGTCGATCCTGCACCGCGAACGGGATGCGTTCGCGGATGACGGGGACGACCTGTCCGCGCAGGATCCGGCCACGGCGATGGGAAAGATCCGGTCCGTGATCGGGACCGTCTGGACCGCATTCTCCCGTGGGCTGGGATACATCATTACCGGCGTATTCTACCTCGTCAGGTGGGTGCTTTTCTCGGCCTGGGGACTGGTGCGCGTCCTGCTCTGGCCAGCGGGCTGGGTGTTCGACCGGATCTTCCCGGTCATCCGCCGGGCCTACCCGCCTTTCCTCCGCTGGGCCCTGGCCAACCGCGTGCTTACGCTGTTCACCGGGACCGCCCTGCTGGCGGGTTCCCTCTATGTTGTCCCCACGATCGGCATCGAGCTGATCCCCCAGATGAGCCAGGGCGAGTTCTTCGTCAACGTGAAGCTGCCCGTGGGCACGCCGCTGCCTGTTACCGAGGACGCATTGAATCGCATGTCGGCGATCGCCCGGGACTACCCTGAAGTAAGCACGGTGTACGTGCTGGCGGGAACCATGGGCCAGTCCGGCGGCAACGCGGGCGAGGAGCGGGAAAACATCGGGCAGTTGCACATCCGGCTGGAACCGGGCCTTCGCGGCGCGGTGGAAGAGGACGTCATGAACCGCCTGCGGGACAGCTTCGCGCCCATTCCGGGCATCGAGGCGCCCGAGTTCGCCCGTCCCGCGCTCTTCAGCTTCAAGAACCCGGTGGAGGTGGAAGTCAGCGGGTACAACCTGACCCGGCTCACGGAAGTCTCCGAGGAACTCGCGGCGGAGATGTCCACGGTACCCGGCCTGACCGACGTGAAAGCCAGCATGGAGGGCGGGAACCCGGAAGTGCAGATCCTTTTCGACCGCCGGAAGCTCGCCAACCTGGGGCTCAACCTGGGCACGGTCACGCAGATCGTGCAGAACAAGGTCCAGGGCAACGTGGCCACGGAGCTCACCCGCCGCGACCGGAAGATCGACATCCGCGTGTGGGCGGAGGACGAGACCCGGCTGAGCCTGGACGCCATCCGGCGGCTGGTGGTGAACCCGGAGGGCACGGTGCCCGTGCCGCTGGCGGCCGTGGCGGAAGTCCGCGTCGCCCAGGGTCCGAGCGAGATCCGGCGGGTCAACCAGCAGCGGGTGGCCATCGTGTCCGCGGGTCTTACGGACCGTTCGCTCGGCGATGCGGCTGAAGACATCCAGGGGATCATAGACGGCTTCATGCTGCCCATCGATTTCGTCGTGGGCATCAAGGGGCAGAACGAGGAAATGCAGGTGGCCTTCGCGAGCCTGCAGTTCGCCATTCTGCTCTCGATCTTTCTCGTCTACCTGGTCATGGCGTCCCAGTTCGAATCGCTGCTCCATCCCTTCGTGATCATGTTCACTTTCCCCTTCTCGATCATCGGCGTCGTCGCGACGCTGGTGCTCACGGGCCAGACGATCAGCGTCGTCGTGCTGATCGGGGTGATCATGCTCACCGGGATCGTGGTGAACAACGCTATCGTACTGGTGGATTATATCAACCAGTTGCGACGCGGGGGCACCGAACTGCAGGAGGCCATTGTCGAGGCGGCGCAGACGCGCCTCTGGCCCATCATGATGACGACGGCGACCACGGTCCTCGGCCTGCTTCCGATGGCCATCGGCGTCGGTGAAGGCGCCGAGTTGCGTGCGCCTATGGCCATCACCGTGATCGGTGGCCTGATCGCCGGAACGATGGTGACGCTGGTCCTGGTGCCGCTCATCTACATGACGATCGAGTCGGCCATGGCAAGAGTGTACGGGCTGTTTACAAGAACCGCCGGGCAACCGGTGTCCCAGGAGGTGGTAGAGGCATGA
- a CDS encoding sigma-70 family RNA polymerase sigma factor, which yields MPMSESNLSSLVVRAQTGDRAAYDDIVLRFQDMAVGYASALLGDFHLAEDAAQEAFVGAWTELPRLHEPAAFPGWFKRIVFMRCSRVLRKRQPVAIEHVAAIEHAAAETLVAAQSLATVGSLVTADPGEELESRDEKTRVMAAIGRLPDEERMSVLLFYISTYSHREVGSFLGLSASTVNNRLRSARKRLRKEMLKMAEREIPGQAPSRDDRFAQRIASLLQPDDLKTERYQYGIEAVDGHQAWALFCASGAGDLARVSAMLDRDPRLVNAQYWYQFPIHMAVREGHAEVVQLLLQAGADPGQSRYTYNSWDKLLDISQERGFNSVQALLEAAMRERFGYDPAFEELADAIKSRDQARVEVVLAARANLIHASDALGNGPLHWAVITRQNDLVDIFVARGADLEARRADGQTPLLVSLNGDYWFRSRDLPTEAPKDTWVITRHLLACGAEYALSVACAAGDENRVDAVLASNPVLARTLDAGRRSPLAYAAGRGHTQIVEKLLDLGADPNLPEENAPRGGALFGACSGNHIETAKLLLERGADPNAEVDSSGSCLTTVEYNHGTDGHRMQAMLHEYGAVTPPFAMVDDSELERAVREGGAVVSHPQFLHELMGRNNAELINVFLENTPDVGDLFRLTDIWGGNYPSDPDMIRTLAGHGLDLCRANWIGRTFLHGCAEKGDVAAARAFLELGADIDAIELEYGGTPLAAAARSGKAEMVRFLLDQGADPTVPAESVWAQPLYGAEKEGHGDVAALLRQPTPRPA from the coding sequence ATGCCTATGAGCGAATCCAATCTCTCTTCACTGGTCGTCCGTGCCCAGACCGGCGACCGCGCAGCCTACGACGACATCGTCCTCCGGTTCCAGGACATGGCGGTGGGCTACGCCTCCGCCCTGCTGGGCGATTTCCACCTTGCCGAAGACGCCGCACAGGAGGCCTTCGTCGGCGCCTGGACCGAACTGCCGCGCCTGCACGAACCGGCTGCGTTTCCAGGATGGTTCAAGCGGATCGTCTTCATGCGCTGCAGCCGTGTATTGCGCAAGCGGCAACCCGTCGCGATCGAGCATGTTGCGGCCATCGAACACGCGGCGGCGGAAACGCTGGTGGCGGCTCAATCGCTGGCGACGGTGGGATCGCTGGTGACGGCCGACCCGGGAGAGGAACTGGAGTCGCGTGATGAGAAAACCCGGGTCATGGCCGCGATAGGCCGGTTGCCCGACGAAGAGCGCATGTCGGTCCTGCTGTTCTACATTTCGACGTATTCGCACCGGGAAGTCGGCTCGTTTCTGGGCCTGTCGGCGTCGACGGTCAACAACCGGCTGCGATCGGCTCGCAAACGGCTACGAAAGGAGATGTTGAAAATGGCTGAAAGGGAAATACCTGGACAGGCACCCTCGCGCGACGATCGCTTCGCGCAACGGATCGCAAGTCTGCTCCAGCCCGATGACCTGAAGACCGAACGCTACCAGTATGGGATCGAAGCCGTAGACGGCCACCAGGCCTGGGCGTTGTTTTGCGCCAGCGGAGCAGGCGACCTGGCGCGGGTCAGCGCGATGCTGGACCGCGACCCCAGGCTGGTCAATGCCCAGTACTGGTACCAGTTTCCCATCCACATGGCAGTGCGCGAGGGCCATGCCGAGGTGGTCCAACTGCTGTTGCAGGCCGGTGCCGACCCGGGCCAGTCGCGATATACGTACAATTCGTGGGACAAGCTGCTGGACATCTCGCAGGAGCGCGGCTTCAACAGCGTACAGGCGCTGCTCGAGGCGGCGATGCGGGAACGATTCGGGTACGATCCAGCTTTCGAGGAGCTGGCGGACGCGATAAAAAGCCGTGACCAGGCGCGTGTGGAGGTGGTGCTGGCCGCCCGGGCCAACTTGATACACGCATCAGACGCATTGGGCAACGGCCCCCTGCACTGGGCGGTGATCACGCGGCAGAACGACCTGGTGGATATCTTCGTTGCTCGGGGCGCCGACCTGGAAGCCCGCCGCGCCGACGGCCAGACCCCACTGCTGGTCTCACTCAACGGGGACTACTGGTTCCGATCGCGCGATCTGCCGACGGAGGCCCCGAAAGATACCTGGGTCATCACGCGGCACCTTCTCGCCTGCGGCGCGGAGTACGCCCTGAGCGTCGCCTGTGCGGCCGGCGATGAGAACCGGGTCGATGCGGTACTGGCGTCCAACCCGGTCCTGGCCCGCACGCTCGATGCCGGCAGACGCAGTCCGCTTGCCTATGCCGCCGGCAGGGGACACACACAGATCGTCGAAAAACTGCTGGACCTGGGTGCCGACCCCAACCTGCCGGAAGAAAACGCACCGCGCGGCGGAGCACTATTCGGCGCCTGCTCGGGCAACCACATTGAGACGGCGAAACTGCTGCTCGAACGCGGTGCCGATCCAAACGCCGAGGTGGACTCATCCGGATCTTGTTTGACTACTGTCGAGTACAATCATGGCACAGACGGCCATCGGATGCAGGCCATGTTGCACGAGTATGGCGCCGTGACGCCGCCCTTTGCCATGGTGGACGATTCGGAACTGGAACGGGCCGTGCGCGAGGGAGGAGCCGTCGTTTCGCATCCTCAGTTTCTGCATGAGTTAATGGGACGGAACAATGCCGAACTCATCAACGTCTTTCTGGAAAACACGCCGGACGTCGGCGATCTTTTCCGTCTGACGGACATATGGGGTGGAAACTACCCCTCGGATCCCGATATGATCCGCACCCTGGCCGGCCACGGCCTCGACCTGTGCCGCGCCAACTGGATCGGCCGGACCTTTCTGCACGGCTGTGCCGAAAAGGGCGATGTCGCGGCGGCTCGTGCTTTCCTGGAACTCGGTGCCGACATCGATGCGATCGAGCTCGAATACGGGGGAACACCCCTGGCGGCAGCGGCGCGCAGCGGGAAGGCGGAAATGGTGCGTTTCCTGCTGGACCAGGGCGCCGACCCGACCGTACCGGCCGAGTCGGTCTGGGCCCAACCGCTCTACGGTGCCGAGAAGGAAGGCCACGGGGACGTGGCGGCGCTGCTGCGCCAGCCTACGCCCAGGCCCGCTTGA